Proteins encoded by one window of Planktothrix tepida PCC 9214:
- a CDS encoding DNA-3-methyladenine glycosylase — MNSTRTPLIVDPSELEYPSTQVAPQLLGCTLVRQLPNGEQIRGLIVETEAYGLNDPACHAYRRRTPRNAVMFGSAGVSYVYFIYGMYCCLNIVTDLEGVPSAVLIRALQVESLPISILAALEQTQPLTPKQKIRLASGPGKLCRLLQINTQFNGLPLHPDQGLWLEHPTSAFQQRLEQQPNAIIQTTRIGLSQGQELPWRWYLANCPSVSKL, encoded by the coding sequence ATGAACTCAACTCGAACGCCTTTGATTGTAGACCCATCTGAGTTGGAGTATCCATCAACTCAGGTCGCGCCTCAACTATTGGGGTGTACTCTGGTGCGACAACTCCCCAATGGAGAACAAATTCGGGGTTTAATAGTGGAAACAGAAGCCTATGGACTCAATGACCCAGCTTGTCACGCCTATCGTCGTCGAACTCCTCGGAATGCCGTGATGTTTGGCTCAGCAGGGGTTAGTTATGTTTATTTTATTTATGGGATGTATTGCTGCTTAAATATTGTTACCGATTTAGAGGGCGTTCCCAGCGCTGTTTTAATTCGAGCTTTGCAGGTAGAGTCTCTTCCGATTTCTATTCTAGCTGCACTAGAACAAACCCAACCGTTAACCCCAAAACAAAAGATTCGTTTAGCTTCTGGCCCTGGAAAATTGTGTCGTCTGTTGCAAATTAATACTCAGTTTAATGGCTTACCTTTACATCCTGACCAAGGGTTATGGTTAGAACATCCGACTTCAGCTTTTCAACAGCGTTTAGAACAACAGCCCAATGCTATTATCCAAACTACACGCATTGGACTCTCCCAAGGACAGGAACTCCCTTGGCGATGGTATTTGGCTAATTGTCCATCCGTTTCTAAACTATAA
- a CDS encoding iron uptake porin, with protein MMNKVLLNTLKQSPGVLGAALLLTNAALATEAPSEKLANAADPASITIEAARAVAPSGQNTDLQHQANSESSAEQLALSVAPDADVAVEPTNLVNGESPTQMEPQTVATAQPITSPASEFVSASSEASVPLQTAQASEFQVAQMEAVESPETQGSDLEQINEYSEVTDALEQVTSVSQLSDVQPTDWAFQALQSLVERYGCIAGYPDGTYKGNRAMTRYEFAAGLNACLERVNELIAASVANLVTREDLAVLQRLQEEFAAELATLRGRVYALEARTAELEANQFSTTTKLRGEVIFWMGDAAGDRATNNVVGNFAPEDSDPTEAYFGYRARLNFDTSFTGQDLLRTRLEARSIPNLSNYDITNTLMSRTGIDGQNNGIFLDDLYYRFPVGNGKGQVYVGANGLDLDDIYDYVTPFGGSGDGSISRFGRYNPTTFRGPEGTGVALKYAFNDKFKLNLGYLASQAEYADQGRGLFNGGYSTGLQLLFNPSPKIGVSLEYNHRYFSSDDMAASSSLISGGTGSWIANRPFGDNSTTTENLGFQANWRLSKNFELGGWFGSTWADQKQGGNNTATIINWAVTLAFPDVFKEGGLGGLIVGMPPKVTSHDISALEDHDTSIHVEGFYRYPINDYIAITPGFYVVTNPDHNSNNSTIVVGTLRTQFRF; from the coding sequence ATGATGAACAAAGTTTTATTGAACACTCTAAAGCAGAGTCCGGGCGTTCTGGGAGCGGCCCTTCTCTTAACCAATGCAGCCTTAGCAACCGAGGCTCCATCGGAGAAGTTGGCAAATGCAGCAGATCCGGCTTCAATCACCATCGAAGCTGCCCGTGCTGTTGCCCCGTCTGGACAAAATACTGATTTGCAACATCAAGCCAATTCCGAGTCATCCGCAGAGCAACTGGCTCTGTCAGTGGCTCCTGATGCTGATGTTGCCGTTGAACCTACTAATCTGGTCAATGGTGAGTCTCCGACTCAGATGGAACCGCAGACTGTTGCCACGGCTCAACCTATCACCAGCCCCGCTAGTGAATTCGTGAGTGCGTCCTCAGAGGCTTCAGTACCGCTACAAACTGCTCAAGCTTCTGAGTTCCAAGTCGCTCAGATGGAAGCGGTTGAATCCCCGGAAACCCAAGGATCAGACTTAGAACAGATTAATGAGTATTCTGAAGTCACTGATGCCTTAGAGCAGGTGACATCGGTTTCTCAATTATCTGACGTTCAACCCACTGACTGGGCTTTCCAAGCCTTACAGTCCCTTGTGGAACGCTACGGTTGTATCGCGGGTTATCCCGATGGAACCTATAAAGGCAACCGTGCCATGACCCGTTACGAGTTCGCGGCGGGTTTAAATGCCTGTTTAGAACGGGTTAACGAACTGATTGCTGCTTCTGTCGCTAACTTAGTGACCCGTGAAGATTTAGCGGTTCTGCAACGCTTACAAGAAGAGTTTGCAGCAGAATTGGCAACCCTGCGCGGTCGCGTCTATGCCTTAGAAGCGAGAACCGCAGAATTAGAAGCGAATCAGTTCTCCACCACCACCAAACTGCGTGGGGAAGTGATCTTCTGGATGGGTGATGCGGCAGGCGATCGCGCGACTAACAACGTCGTGGGTAACTTTGCCCCTGAAGATAGCGATCCAACCGAAGCCTATTTCGGCTATCGCGCTCGTTTGAACTTTGATACCAGTTTCACCGGCCAAGATTTATTAAGAACACGGTTAGAAGCTAGATCCATTCCTAACCTCTCTAACTACGACATCACCAATACGTTGATGAGTCGTACCGGCATTGATGGCCAAAACAATGGGATTTTTTTGGATGACTTGTACTATCGCTTCCCAGTCGGCAATGGTAAAGGTCAAGTCTACGTTGGGGCTAATGGTCTTGACTTAGATGATATTTATGACTATGTAACTCCCTTCGGTGGCTCTGGGGATGGTTCCATCTCCCGTTTTGGTCGCTATAACCCAACCACATTCCGTGGCCCTGAAGGAACCGGGGTGGCTCTGAAATATGCCTTCAATGACAAGTTCAAACTGAACTTAGGTTACTTAGCCAGCCAAGCTGAATACGCTGATCAAGGTCGTGGCTTGTTCAATGGCGGTTACAGTACAGGTCTGCAATTGCTGTTTAACCCCAGTCCTAAGATTGGTGTTTCTTTGGAATATAACCACCGCTACTTCTCTTCTGATGACATGGCGGCTTCGTCATCGTTGATTAGTGGAGGTACGGGTAGCTGGATTGCCAATAGACCCTTTGGTGACAATTCCACAACCACTGAAAACTTAGGGTTCCAAGCCAACTGGCGCCTCTCCAAAAACTTTGAGTTAGGCGGCTGGTTTGGTTCAACCTGGGCTGATCAAAAACAAGGTGGCAATAATACCGCGACCATTATCAACTGGGCTGTCACTTTAGCCTTCCCTGATGTCTTCAAAGAAGGTGGCTTAGGTGGTTTAATCGTGGGTATGCCTCCCAAAGTGACCAGCCACGATATCAGTGCTCTAGAAGATCATGATACCTCGATTCACGTTGAAGGGTTCTATCGCTATCCCATCAATGACTACATTGCCATTACTCCGGGCTTCTATGTGGTAACTAACCCAGATCATAACAGCAACAACAGTACGATTGTTGTCGGAACACTGCGGACTCAATTCCGCTTCTAA
- a CDS encoding UPF0182 family protein → MVKKNLIFKISLALLGLGFILDLSSKFFAEFLWFEEVGYLSVFKERLITEIALAVLGLSITAIWLGGNIMIARRYQYSPDHLQNKPPVNIFDVSNQSLPKFSLGLPSLLFIIISLSLFLGLIIIHYSQIFINYWHWDSSQPLFSTLPAKFEPQIIEQWIKNFKSYIWKIPVLLSLIIAILWKPLIIFSLIVLIFSFGFSLVFSSNWANVLQYFNPTSFNQTEHLFGRDLSFYVFNLPIVHLLEFWLMGLFLVGFIVCSLIYLLSGNSLSQGRFSSFSQPQQRHLHGLAGLLMFSCAMRYWLARYELLYSNQGVIFGAGYTEINILKPGYSLLSIVALIISIFLLWQALFSVKRIRPYIEILLRYTKLYRFRKRPNLVRAKLFADSYSIRTIFTWYLGLAIIVTGIIPGLVQRLIVQPNELERELPYIKQSIEFTRKGFNLDKIDVETFDPNAKLTYTDLQNNKLTVDNIRLWDKRPLLQTNRQLQQIRLYYEFSNADYDRYSILKQKASGELSRNSQKQQVLISPRELNYELVPQKAQTWVNEHLVYTHGYGFTLSPVNTVAEGGLPEYFVKDIGADPQLDENTTLQVSPRIQDTIPIGKPRLYYGLLTNTQIMTSTQVKELDFPLGNENVYNVYDGEGGIVIGTGWKRFLFAYFLKNWQMLFTDNFTSETKLLFRRNILERIKEIAPFLHYDSNPYLVVADADFENSESDPQAPSTDHNYLYWMIDAYTTSNFYPYSDPEEAGFNYIRNSVKIIVDAYNGKIKFYYLEQTQDPIISTLRTVFPDLFHPIEEMPTMLRQHIRYPIDLFKIQSQHLLTYHMSDPIVFYNREDLWRVPVEIYGDKQQAVEPYYLIMRLPTEKSEEFILLHPFTPASRNNLVAWLAARSDLENYGHLLLYRFPKQRLIFGPEQVEALINQEPDISEQISLWNRQGSRVIQGNLLVIPIEQSLLYVEPLYLEATENSLPTLVRVIVASENRIVMRPTLEQALKDVFKAAPILPPENIKLPQPQPS, encoded by the coding sequence ATGGTTAAAAAAAATCTAATTTTTAAAATAAGTTTGGCGCTATTGGGATTGGGATTTATTCTCGATCTAAGTTCTAAATTTTTTGCTGAGTTTCTCTGGTTTGAGGAAGTAGGTTATTTATCGGTTTTCAAAGAACGATTAATCACGGAAATTGCTTTAGCTGTATTGGGTTTATCGATTACCGCAATTTGGTTGGGGGGAAATATAATGATTGCCCGACGTTATCAATATTCGCCTGATCATTTACAAAATAAACCTCCGGTTAATATTTTTGATGTCTCTAATCAATCTTTACCCAAGTTTTCATTGGGTTTGCCGTCTCTTTTATTTATTATTATCAGTTTATCCCTGTTTCTAGGTTTAATTATTATTCATTATAGCCAGATTTTTATCAATTATTGGCATTGGGATTCTAGCCAACCTTTATTTTCTACCCTTCCGGCTAAATTTGAACCTCAAATTATTGAACAGTGGATTAAAAACTTTAAATCCTATATTTGGAAAATACCCGTTTTATTAAGTTTAATTATTGCTATTTTATGGAAACCTTTAATTATTTTTAGTTTGATAGTTTTGATTTTTAGTTTTGGCTTTAGCTTAGTATTTTCTAGTAATTGGGCAAATGTTTTACAATATTTTAATCCGACTTCCTTTAATCAAACAGAACATTTATTCGGACGAGATCTGAGCTTTTACGTTTTTAATCTTCCGATTGTCCATCTTTTAGAATTTTGGTTAATGGGATTATTTTTAGTGGGATTTATTGTCTGTAGTTTAATCTATTTGTTATCTGGTAATAGTCTCAGCCAAGGACGATTTTCTAGTTTTTCCCAACCTCAGCAACGCCACCTTCACGGCTTGGCTGGACTCTTAATGTTCAGTTGTGCGATGCGCTATTGGTTAGCTCGTTATGAACTCTTATACTCTAACCAAGGCGTTATTTTTGGGGCGGGATATACCGAAATTAATATCTTAAAACCAGGTTATTCATTATTATCTATTGTTGCTCTAATTATTTCTATTTTCTTGCTTTGGCAAGCCCTATTTTCTGTCAAAAGAATTCGCCCGTATATCGAAATATTATTAAGATATACCAAACTGTATCGTTTTAGAAAACGTCCTAATTTAGTCAGAGCCAAATTATTTGCTGATAGCTATTCCATCAGAACAATTTTTACTTGGTATTTAGGATTGGCGATTATTGTAACGGGAATTATACCCGGTTTAGTTCAACGTTTGATCGTTCAACCTAACGAATTAGAGCGAGAATTACCCTATATTAAACAAAGTATTGAATTTACTCGCAAAGGCTTTAATTTAGATAAAATTGACGTTGAAACTTTCGATCCTAATGCTAAATTAACTTACACCGATCTACAAAATAATAAGCTGACCGTCGATAATATTCGTCTTTGGGATAAACGACCCTTATTACAAACTAATCGTCAATTACAACAAATTCGTCTTTATTATGAATTTTCTAATGCTGATTATGATCGATATTCTATTTTAAAGCAAAAAGCTTCAGGAGAGTTAAGCCGGAATTCACAAAAACAACAGGTACTCATTTCTCCCCGTGAATTAAATTATGAATTAGTTCCTCAAAAAGCACAAACTTGGGTCAATGAACATTTAGTTTATACTCATGGTTACGGCTTTACTTTATCTCCGGTTAATACCGTTGCTGAGGGAGGACTTCCTGAATATTTTGTTAAAGATATTGGTGCTGATCCACAATTAGATGAAAATACAACCTTACAAGTTTCTCCCCGCATTCAGGATACCATTCCCATTGGTAAACCTCGACTGTATTATGGGTTACTCACGAATACTCAAATCATGACTTCAACTCAGGTAAAAGAACTGGATTTTCCCTTGGGAAATGAGAATGTTTATAATGTTTATGATGGAGAGGGAGGAATTGTTATTGGAACCGGATGGAAACGGTTTTTATTTGCCTATTTTTTAAAGAACTGGCAAATGTTATTTACGGATAACTTTACCTCGGAAACAAAATTACTTTTTCGACGAAATATATTAGAACGCATTAAAGAGATCGCCCCTTTTCTTCATTATGATAGCAATCCTTATTTAGTGGTTGCTGATGCTGATTTTGAGAATTCTGAATCAGATCCTCAAGCTCCATCAACTGACCATAACTATTTATATTGGATGATTGATGCCTATACAACCAGTAATTTTTATCCCTATTCTGATCCAGAAGAAGCCGGATTTAATTATATTCGTAATTCCGTTAAAATTATTGTGGATGCCTATAATGGAAAAATCAAGTTTTATTATTTAGAACAAACTCAAGACCCCATTATCTCAACACTCAGAACAGTTTTTCCTGATTTATTTCATCCCATTGAAGAAATGCCAACCATGCTGCGTCAGCATATTCGCTACCCCATTGATTTATTTAAAATTCAATCTCAACATTTACTCACCTATCACATGAGTGATCCCATTGTTTTTTATAATCGAGAAGACCTTTGGCGGGTTCCTGTTGAAATTTATGGAGATAAACAACAAGCGGTTGAACCTTATTATTTAATCATGCGATTACCGACGGAAAAATCCGAAGAATTTATTCTTCTTCACCCCTTTACTCCCGCCAGTCGCAATAATTTAGTCGCCTGGTTAGCGGCACGTTCTGACTTAGAGAATTATGGACATTTATTGTTATATCGTTTCCCCAAACAACGCTTAATTTTTGGCCCGGAACAGGTGGAAGCTTTAATTAACCAAGAACCAGACATTTCCGAACAAATTTCCCTGTGGAATCGTCAAGGATCACGGGTAATTCAAGGGAATTTATTAGTCATTCCCATTGAACAATCTTTGCTTTATGTTGAACCTTTATATTTAGAAGCAACTGAAAATAGTTTACCCACGTTAGTTCGAGTAATTGTAGCGAGTGAAAATCGAATTGTGATGCGACCGACCTTAGAACAAGCGTTAAAAGATGTCTTTAAAGCTGCCCCTATTCTTCCACCTGAAAATATTAAATTACCTCAACCTCAACCCAGTTAA
- a CDS encoding winged helix-turn-helix domain-containing protein, protein MFSPELSESSSRSDVRNNGQILLLENEQPWREMLSLALEEQGYRVIVALDGRDALPSIQNPTSAISEFPFNLLIMDSINGLDLCRMLRHQGNSVPILIIGLRESANNSAFYLEAGADDYLTKPFGIREFMARCRALMRRQRLGQLPAPVMLQYKEVILYPEECRVLLRGEEIKLSPKQFRLLELFMSYPRRVWSREQLLDIIWGQDFIGDSKTVDVHIRWLREKLELNPSKPEYIITVRGFGYRLG, encoded by the coding sequence ATGTTTTCTCCTGAATTAAGCGAGAGTTCTTCCCGTTCCGATGTCAGAAACAATGGTCAAATTTTACTGTTAGAAAATGAACAACCTTGGCGGGAGATGCTTTCCCTGGCGTTAGAAGAACAAGGTTATCGTGTCATCGTGGCTTTAGATGGGCGAGATGCTCTGCCCTCAATCCAAAACCCGACTTCTGCCATCAGCGAATTTCCCTTTAACCTTTTAATTATGGACTCGATTAATGGGTTAGATCTGTGTCGTATGTTACGACATCAAGGAAATTCTGTCCCGATTTTAATTATTGGGTTGCGGGAAAGTGCCAATAATTCGGCTTTTTATTTAGAAGCAGGCGCCGATGACTATCTCACTAAACCCTTTGGAATTCGGGAGTTTATGGCGCGTTGTCGGGCGTTAATGCGTCGTCAACGCCTCGGTCAACTCCCTGCACCCGTTATGTTGCAATATAAAGAAGTTATCCTATATCCAGAAGAATGTCGCGTTTTGCTGCGGGGCGAAGAAATTAAACTGTCCCCGAAACAATTTCGGTTACTAGAACTTTTCATGAGTTATCCCCGGAGAGTTTGGTCACGAGAACAATTATTAGATATTATCTGGGGACAGGATTTTATTGGAGATAGTAAAACCGTTGATGTTCATATTCGTTGGTTACGAGAAAAATTAGAACTCAATCCTAGCAAACCCGAATATATTATTACGGTTCGGGGGTTTGGTTATCGATTAGGTTGA
- a CDS encoding PhoX family protein, which yields MSLKRRDFLFLFSASFTTVAVGSCQESKKLPLISSSSPPKSPPSLPFKPIKGPLPNASDLLNQAHLSESTNLVSVPSVSNQIQAYSTYQVVDDLVLPEGFTYDVIASWGDPVGNSRFGYNNDYVSFVPTGENEGFLTVNFEYISPGIWFETYSQVIGKPLSLKKIQSLTQNQKINAFALPEKDVLRQEIVQLSQEGLIDLGMGVISIQRQADGRWVRTYSPNDRRITGLSGWKDQHYLKATGPAVAIFRKKGKGYNDPFGEKIIGTFSNCAGGTTPWGTVLSAEENFQSYVPEAVYPDGSAYEPGETPFVLDEMEGLGNVFGLAGNKYGWIVEVDPTNPQDYGTKHTWLGRYRHEAVGVRVEAGQPLAFYSGCDRLSGHLYKFVSKNTVKNAQDKKNSQLLSEGMLYAAQFNPDGTGRWIPLKADTTVNPDLPNVHAGGVISLPQRPDGGNFVAKTNEDIQRFKQRFKTLGNLYTGNPEEQQGAILIDAHLAASAVGATCTARPEDIEVGPDGSLFIAFTSGEANAETGGPNLQIFKHPSQEKPYQYGWVMRLVEEGNVPQAMTFRWQMFATGGEVAEGGLGFSNPDNLAVDGAGNLWMVTDISTSKHNQPVTQGRLDQNQQPLEGKDLLGVYGNNSVWFLPTSGDAAGQAFLFAIGPMESEMTGPFFTPDQKTLFMAAQHPGELHRTRQNMATKTLQFALQTTEGEEFMQTRQVPVGSNWPTKKPNDPPKPSVVAIRRINSQPLVEKRNPV from the coding sequence ATGTCACTGAAGCGCCGTGATTTTCTATTCTTATTTTCTGCCAGTTTTACGACAGTAGCAGTCGGATCTTGCCAGGAGTCAAAAAAGTTACCTTTGATAAGCTCATCTTCGCCACCCAAAAGTCCCCCATCCTTACCCTTCAAACCGATCAAAGGGCCATTACCAAACGCCTCTGATTTACTGAATCAGGCTCACCTCTCTGAATCTACAAATCTCGTTAGTGTTCCCTCTGTCTCCAATCAAATTCAAGCCTACAGTACCTATCAAGTTGTAGATGATTTAGTGCTACCCGAAGGATTTACTTATGATGTCATTGCAAGTTGGGGAGATCCAGTCGGAAATTCTCGGTTTGGATATAACAATGATTATGTTTCCTTTGTGCCAACCGGAGAAAATGAAGGTTTTTTGACGGTTAATTTTGAGTATATTAGTCCGGGGATTTGGTTTGAAACCTACTCACAGGTAATTGGAAAACCGTTATCTTTGAAAAAAATTCAGTCCTTAACTCAAAATCAAAAAATTAATGCGTTTGCATTACCTGAAAAAGATGTATTACGACAGGAAATTGTACAACTCTCCCAAGAAGGATTAATTGATTTAGGGATGGGGGTAATTTCCATTCAGCGTCAAGCCGATGGCCGTTGGGTGCGAACCTATTCCCCAAATGATCGACGAATTACCGGACTATCAGGGTGGAAAGATCAACATTATTTAAAAGCGACAGGGCCAGCCGTTGCCATATTTCGGAAAAAAGGTAAGGGGTATAACGATCCCTTCGGAGAAAAAATTATTGGGACTTTTAGTAATTGTGCCGGAGGAACAACGCCTTGGGGAACGGTTTTGAGTGCGGAAGAAAATTTCCAAAGTTATGTTCCTGAAGCCGTTTATCCCGATGGGAGTGCTTATGAACCGGGTGAAACCCCTTTTGTTTTAGATGAAATGGAGGGTTTAGGAAATGTTTTTGGACTAGCTGGGAATAAATATGGTTGGATTGTGGAAGTTGATCCCACGAATCCACAGGATTATGGAACAAAACATACTTGGCTCGGACGTTATCGTCATGAAGCGGTTGGGGTGCGGGTGGAAGCAGGTCAACCCTTAGCATTTTATTCAGGATGCGATCGCCTAAGCGGACATTTATATAAATTTGTCAGTAAAAACACTGTTAAAAATGCCCAGGATAAAAAAAATTCCCAGTTATTATCCGAGGGGATGTTGTACGCGGCTCAATTTAATCCTGATGGTACAGGTCGTTGGATTCCTTTAAAAGCCGATACAACCGTCAATCCCGATCTTCCTAATGTTCATGCTGGAGGCGTGATTAGTTTACCTCAACGACCTGATGGCGGCAATTTTGTCGCTAAAACCAATGAGGACATCCAACGCTTTAAACAACGCTTTAAAACCCTTGGCAATTTATATACCGGAAATCCAGAAGAGCAACAAGGCGCGATATTAATTGATGCTCACTTAGCCGCGAGTGCTGTTGGAGCAACTTGTACGGCTCGACCCGAAGATATAGAGGTTGGGCCAGATGGCTCCTTATTTATTGCGTTTACCTCCGGTGAGGCGAATGCTGAAACGGGGGGGCCTAACCTACAGATTTTTAAACATCCTTCTCAAGAAAAACCCTATCAATACGGATGGGTGATGCGTTTAGTAGAAGAGGGGAATGTCCCCCAGGCGATGACCTTCCGATGGCAAATGTTCGCCACGGGGGGAGAAGTCGCTGAAGGGGGGTTAGGGTTTTCCAACCCCGATAATTTAGCCGTGGATGGGGCGGGGAATTTATGGATGGTAACGGATATTTCCACCAGTAAACACAATCAGCCCGTTACCCAAGGTCGTTTGGATCAAAACCAACAACCTTTAGAGGGAAAGGATTTATTAGGGGTGTATGGCAATAATTCGGTTTGGTTTTTGCCAACCTCTGGGGACGCTGCGGGTCAAGCCTTTTTATTTGCCATCGGGCCAATGGAATCTGAAATGACGGGGCCGTTTTTTACTCCAGATCAAAAAACCCTATTTATGGCAGCTCAACATCCGGGTGAGTTGCACCGGACTCGTCAGAATATGGCAACAAAAACACTTCAATTTGCATTGCAAACTACCGAGGGAGAAGAGTTTATGCAAACTCGTCAGGTTCCTGTCGGATCGAACTGGCCCACTAAGAAACCCAATGACCCCCCTAAGCCATCAGTTGTAGCAATTCGACGAATCAATTCTCAACCCCTTGTTGAGAAGCGAAACCCGGTCTAA
- a CDS encoding creatininase family protein, whose translation MLLHLSTWQEVETYLSHSSGIIIPIGSTEQHGPTGLIGTDAICAEAIAKGVGEATQALVSPTINVGMALHHTAFPGTISLKPTTLIQVVKDYITSLTRVGFTHYFFINGHGGNIATLKAAFSETYAHVADINLPKAYQVKCQVGNWFMCSSVYKLAKELYGDQEGSHATPSEVALTQYIYPDAIKQAPLTPEVAKGYPIYGAQDFRQHYPDGRMGSNPALATPEQGQQFYELAVKELSQSYLEFLQ comes from the coding sequence ATGTTACTGCATCTGAGCACTTGGCAAGAAGTCGAAACTTACCTGAGCCATTCTTCAGGTATTATTATTCCCATTGGTTCTACAGAACAACATGGCCCAACGGGATTGATCGGGACGGATGCGATTTGCGCCGAAGCGATCGCCAAAGGAGTTGGAGAAGCCACCCAAGCTTTAGTTAGTCCCACTATCAACGTCGGTATGGCTTTACACCACACCGCCTTTCCAGGCACAATCAGCCTTAAACCGACCACCTTAATTCAGGTAGTCAAAGATTATATCACAAGTTTAACGCGGGTCGGGTTTACTCACTACTTTTTTATTAACGGACATGGAGGCAATATTGCTACACTGAAAGCCGCTTTTTCGGAAACTTACGCTCATGTTGCAGATATCAATTTACCTAAAGCTTATCAAGTCAAATGTCAAGTGGGAAATTGGTTTATGTGTAGCTCCGTTTATAAATTAGCTAAAGAGTTATATGGAGATCAAGAAGGTTCCCATGCTACACCGAGCGAAGTGGCGTTAACCCAATATATTTATCCTGATGCGATTAAGCAAGCCCCCCTAACACCGGAAGTAGCGAAAGGATATCCTATTTATGGTGCACAGGATTTTCGTCAACATTATCCCGATGGTAGGATGGGGTCTAATCCTGCGTTAGCCACTCCTGAACAGGGTCAACAATTTTATGAATTAGCCGTTAAAGAATTGAGTCAAAGCTATTTAGAGTTTCTACAGTAG